The following are encoded in a window of Mycolicibacterium tusciae JS617 genomic DNA:
- a CDS encoding NAD(P)-dependent oxidoreductase — protein sequence MSDDLKLGYIGLGNQGAPMAKRLVEWSGGLVVFDVRTEAMTPLAELGATLADSVSDVAQADVISVTVLNDGQVREVVGQLAEHAKPGTVIAIHSTIEPDTASELADELRPRGIHIVDAPVSGGAGAADKGELAVMVGADDEAYERVKPVFKQWASLVVRAGAPGAGTRMKLARNMLTFIGFAAACEASRLAEAAGIDLQKLGRVVRHSDAQSGGPGAIMVRDDTKPLQPDHFVHDMFVHTRGLAEKDLKLALGLGEANGVELPLAEIALRDLAAGLGVPHTTSTTKE from the coding sequence ATGAGCGACGACCTGAAGCTCGGTTACATCGGCCTTGGCAACCAGGGCGCTCCGATGGCGAAACGCCTTGTGGAGTGGTCAGGCGGCCTGGTGGTCTTCGATGTGCGCACCGAGGCGATGACGCCGCTGGCCGAACTCGGCGCTACGCTGGCGGACTCCGTGTCGGATGTCGCGCAGGCCGACGTCATCAGCGTCACCGTGCTCAATGACGGTCAGGTACGCGAGGTCGTGGGTCAGCTTGCCGAGCATGCGAAGCCGGGCACCGTCATCGCGATCCATTCCACCATCGAGCCCGACACCGCTTCTGAGTTGGCTGATGAATTGCGTCCCAGAGGTATTCACATCGTCGACGCACCCGTCAGCGGAGGCGCAGGCGCGGCGGACAAAGGTGAGCTGGCCGTCATGGTCGGCGCGGATGACGAGGCCTACGAGAGGGTCAAGCCGGTCTTCAAACAGTGGGCTTCGTTGGTGGTGCGTGCCGGTGCACCCGGCGCGGGGACGCGAATGAAGCTGGCCCGAAATATGCTGACCTTCATCGGCTTCGCCGCCGCCTGCGAGGCGTCCAGGCTGGCCGAAGCGGCAGGCATCGATCTGCAGAAGCTCGGCCGCGTGGTACGCCACAGCGACGCGCAGAGCGGCGGGCCGGGGGCGATCATGGTCCGCGACGACACCAAACCGCTGCAGCCCGACCATTTCGTGCACGACATGTTCGTGCACACGCGGGGGCTGGCTGAGAAGGATCTGAAGTTGGCCCTCGGGCTCGGCGAGGCCAACGGTGTGGAACTGCCGCTGGCCGAGATTGCGTTGCGGGATCTCGCTGCCGGACTTGGTGTGCCGCACACCACGTCGACCACGAAGGAGTGA
- a CDS encoding SDR family oxidoreductase, giving the protein MGLYGDQFKDKVAIVTGAGGGIGQAYAEALAREGAAVVVADINVEGAQKVADGIKGEGGNALAVRVDVSDPDSAKEMAAQTLAEFEGIDYLVNNAAIFGGMKLDFLITVDWDYYKKFMSVNMDGALVCTRAVYRKMAKRGGGAIVNQSSTAAWLYSNFYGLAKVGINGLTQQLATELGGQNIRVNAIAPGPIDTEANRTTTPQEMVADIVKGIPLSRMGEVDDLTGMCLFLLSDQAKWVTGQIFNVDGGQIIR; this is encoded by the coding sequence GTGGGTCTGTACGGAGATCAGTTCAAAGACAAGGTCGCGATCGTCACCGGTGCCGGCGGAGGTATCGGTCAGGCGTACGCCGAGGCGCTCGCCCGTGAGGGTGCGGCCGTGGTGGTCGCCGACATCAACGTCGAGGGCGCGCAGAAGGTCGCCGACGGCATCAAGGGCGAGGGCGGCAACGCGCTTGCGGTGCGCGTCGACGTGTCCGACCCCGATTCCGCGAAGGAGATGGCAGCGCAGACGCTGGCCGAGTTCGAGGGCATCGACTACCTGGTCAACAACGCCGCGATCTTCGGTGGGATGAAGCTTGATTTCCTCATCACCGTGGACTGGGACTACTACAAGAAGTTCATGAGCGTGAACATGGATGGCGCGCTGGTGTGCACCCGCGCGGTGTACCGCAAGATGGCCAAGCGCGGTGGCGGTGCGATCGTCAACCAGTCCTCCACCGCGGCATGGCTGTATTCGAACTTCTACGGTCTGGCCAAGGTCGGCATCAACGGCCTCACCCAGCAACTCGCGACCGAACTCGGCGGTCAGAACATCCGCGTCAACGCCATCGCGCCCGGCCCCATCGACACCGAGGCCAATCGCACCACCACCCCGCAGGAGATGGTGGCAGACATCGTCAAGGGCATTCCGCTGTCGCGCATGGGTGAGGTGGACGATCTGACGGGCATGTGCCTGTTCCTGCTGTCCGACCAGGCCAAGTGGGTCACCGGTCAGATCTTCAACGTCGACGGCGGACAGATCATCAGATGA